Genomic window (Equus asinus isolate D_3611 breed Donkey chromosome 13, EquAss-T2T_v2, whole genome shotgun sequence):
CTTCTTGGAGGTCAGTCCCATCTTTGCCCCAAAAAACACTTGAAGTAGAGGGCTGGAATCCGTGCTGCGTCTCTCTCTAGCCTTGCCCCAACTGAGATCTGATGGAATAGgttaaacttctagaaaaaaacagaaactctgAGGGACGAGATGGCAGAATTCTCTTTGTTGAGAAGCAGCCCAGCATAGAGTTGAATTCCGGCTTTATCCCCagcaagctgtgtgactttgggcggTAACCTCacctctctgcttcagtttctttatctgcaaagAGGATGGAAATAGCACCTAGCTCTTAAGCTTGTGTGAGAGTGGAGTGAGTGAGTTCACAAAAAGTGTTTGGAACAGCACCTGGTGGATAACAAGCCCATGACGGGCATTCTCTGTTACTATTTTTCAAGTTATTTGCCCCTTGTTTGGGCAGGACAGCGCTCATCGTTATCGAGCATCAGGAGGATTTTCACATGGTTTTCCATTTCgttcaaatgtttaaaatgggAAGGAGGCAGTTGCTCCTCCCGGTTGCTGAGCTGGGGGCTTCCTAAGGAATCACACAGCAGGACAAGCCCTGATCGTGGTGCGTTTCTGCCTTAGACAAAGCAACCAGCCAGCTTCTGCTGGAGACCGACTGGGAGTCCATCCTCCAGATTTGCGACCTGATCCGCCAGGGGGACACACAGTAAGTGGGGAGGGCCTGTGCTCACTAGAACCAAGGGCCTGGTCGTGCCATCTGTTGGGGTTGCTTGGTGCCCACTGACCCTCCAAGATCCTGCGATGATCTTCTGGATGGAGTTTTCTTCAGGCGGAGAGTTGCCTGTTGTGCTTTCTGGGATTTTTGAGACCTTGGGACAACTAAAGGATTTTCTCTGTATGGCTGGGAAGCACGTGGTTACCTGAACATTTGCTGGGGGTTCTCAAGGACCACATGGCGGTGGACTTTTCTCATCTTGGTTGCTGagactatttccttttttccttctctttctgcttttcccaACGCCCTTTTTTCTCAGAGCAAAGTATGCCGTGAGTTCCATCAAGAAGAAAGTCAACGACAAGAATCCCCATGTGGCCTTGTATGCCCTGGAGGTAATGAGACCCCTGCATTCCCGTCGTCCAAGGGTCCCCGCCCCCTGTTGGGATGGCAGAGATGAGTCAACCAGTGGCTTTGCCCACCTGCCTGGGCATACCACCAGCAGTGAGGGGCCCAGAGGGAGGGCAGATGCGAGCAGCCCTGATGAGGGCTGGGGCGGGGGAAATGCTGACAGACTTGGATCCCTGAGCTCGACTCTGGTCTGTCCTTGCGATAAAACGTGGAGTTAGAAGGAGCGTGTATAGCACTGGCTGCCGCCTGCCTCAGAGGATGCCACGTGGGCTCTCCTGACTGCCTGGGTGGCCCTAGAGGCCTGTCAGCCCTGCCTTCTTGTTGGGGGGTGCGCCTGTCCAGGAGGGGGTGTCCCTGCCCTGACCGGCAGCCTGACCCTTCCCTTCCTTGGGGTCTGCAGGTCATGGAGTCTGTGGTGAAGAACTGTgggcagaccgtccatgacgagGTGGCTAACAAGCAGACCATGGAGGAGCTGAAGGAGCTACTGAAGGTGGGGGCCTCGTGGGGAGCAGTGAGGTCCAGGCTGGGGATACGGCTACCCCATGGCCTGCCTTGTGGGTGTTTGCTGGCACCTCTGGCAGGAGCAGTGCCAGGTTGGGCAGAGGACGGGAAGGCGTGCATTGGTCGTCCTCGCATGGTGCCACTCCCAAACCGGTGAGGTCAGGGCCTTACCGGAAGTGAGCCAGGTGCTGAGCCTAGGGGCACAGAGAAGACCCCGCTCTTCCTGTGGGGTCGGGATGGCTTACTGAGGGCAGGGCTTGGAGCCAAGTCTTGAAGGAGGGGGACCTCACCCTCACTGAGTGGTAGAGAAGTAGGTGGAAGGAAACAGGGTGTGCGAGCAGAGGCCTAGGGGTGTCCCGGAAGGCGCTGGGTGGGTCCCACGCATGGGGCCCCAGGAGGGATTCTGAGCAGGGAGGCCTGTGAGTCTGACGTGTTTATTATGAAGGGACAGTTGAGGGGAGACAGCAGAGCAGGGACACCTTGGAGAGTGTGTTTCATGCTATTCTTTGGCAAAGCAGGGAGAGTCCTCCAGAACCCCAAGAGAGAGTGTTCTGAGTGGGCAGCTGCCTGTGGCCTCAGGCTCGCACTGCCCACCTGCGGGGATTGTGATGTGGGCAGTGACACCGGGAGGTTGTGTGATGCAGAGTGGAGTGGTGCAGCCATTCTTTGAGGGGAAAGGGCATTCCCCAGAGATGAGGCTGCCCAGGGTGGCAGCTGAGGAGCACAGCCCTGGgctccatctctgccaccactGGTGAGCCAGGCCATGGTTTCGTGGGCCTGTCCAGGTGCCTGTGGGCCCACGTGGCCAAGAGCCCATCTGGGACCTGAGCTGACAGCAGGGCTTCTCTGAGGCCCTGGCTGGTGACATTGGCCGTTCCCTACTCTGGGCAGGCTGAAACAGCAGAAGGAGTTAGAACCTGGTCTCTCCTTGTATTGGCACCATTGTGTTCTGTTCGTGGGGCATGTGGTTTATGCCAGTTAGTCCTCCCTTGGCGGGGGCAGGGTTATGAGAGGAAGGGGGGGGCTGCTGACTGGACACAGATTATGAGAAAGAACCGAAGCCCAGCGTGCGAGCTGTAGTAGGTGTCTCTGTGAGCAGCCTTCTTATCCCACCGTTCTCCTGAGCATCGTGTGTGGACATTGTCCCCAGGAGGACTCTGGAAATGTGATTCGCTGTGCTTTGACCTGGTGGAAATGGTTGCTGCCCCCAACCCACCCCAGCTGGCTATGGGAAGGAGGGAGCCAGCCAGAGGCACATCTgctccctcagcccagcctggtTGGCTCTGCCTGTTAGAGGCCAGCGTTAACTGGGGCCAGAGCGGGTTACAGACTGAGGGGTTCCTGAGGCTGATCAGGGTCccaaggggcaggagagagagaagcagatggTTACAGGATGGCAGAACTGGAGAACTTTGGCTTCAGGGGTACCCCAGCTTTTCTCAGGGTTAAAGAAAAGTCCAGGCCCTGAGTGGACAGACAGGTGCAGTAGGTTTGTCCTCAGGGACAGGGTTCCATGGAGGAGGGCTGGGCCTGGAGAGTGGGTCAGTACATGGCCCTGGCACCCCGCTTGGGGGACCCAGCCTGCCTCTGCCAGCTCCGTCTGCTTGGAGTTGTGGGGTCTTGCCAGCCACTTCCTCATGCTGAGATGTCTCTTTGGCACTGGCCTTTCCCAAGGCCCTCCttatctttctccttcccttcttcgcAGAGGCAGGTAGAAGTAAATGTCCGAAATAAGATCCTGTATCTGATTCAGGCCTGGGCACACGCCTTCCGGAATGAGCCCAAGTACAAGGTGGTCCAGGATACTTACCAGATCATGAAAGTGGAAGGTGAGTCGGAGCAGGCTTGGGATGTGGCCTCCAGGAGCCAAGAGGCTGCCCCTGTCCACCCTGAGCAGGGTGGGGGATGGCGCCTCACCACGTGACCATCATTGGGAACGTGGAGTGGGTGTCCCCACAGCGGGGACATGGGATCAGCCTGGTTCTGGACACCCGAGCCCCTGCCTTTCCGAATCTTATTCCCCATCGGGGTAGGGGTGGAGAAGGGGCAGTGCAGCAGACAACACAGAAGTGAAAAGTTAGCAGAAGAGCTAATTTCCACGAGAGATGGGTTCTAGGAGAGAAGTCAAGCTGAGGGACCTGGCCCCTGGGGGGGCTGGGTTAGGACAAGTGGTTGGGGAAGGCCTAGAGAGCAGGTGGCACGTGCATCAGACCTGAGCCTGAGAACGAACTGGTGAGAGAAGTCCTGGGCCACAGTGTCCCACAGAGGACCACGGTTCAGAGCCCCGGGGCTGGTGCAGACTGGCTGCTGAAGGTGTGGGAGGCACCAGCCTGGAGGAGAGCTGTGGGCCAGAGCTGGGGTGCTCTGAGCACAGCAGGAAGTCCTTGGAGGATTTTAAGCCAGGGTGTGGCAGCTAAGGAGCATTTTTTAAGGATCCCTTGCATTCCTCCTGGCTATTGGCAGTGGCTGTGGAGAGCTGGTGGGGTTTGGCAAGGTGGGCAGTGGATTCAGGCTGTAGTTGGAAGGTTTGCTGATGCTCATGCTGGGCAGTGAACGAGAGGGCTGGGGCTTCCGTGCCCTGTGCAGAACACTTGGCCAGGTCCTCTGGCCTTAGACATGAGGCGTGGAATACAAGCAGAAGTGGTGTTTTGTGGCTGTGGGGTGGCAGGACCCTGTGGAGAATGTATGACCAGGGTCCTGTCCAACGTCCAGTCACTCAGTCCCTGAACATTGGACATGGGATGCTGGAAATGTGCTCACGTTAACTTTCCTGGGGCGAATGTCTAAAGTTTTATAGGATTCCCAAGGGGTCTGTGCCTCAAAAAAAGCTTGGGAACTCCATCTTTAAGAATACTGGGAAGTGTGGTTGCCTGGAATGTGGGTCCAGGAGCCAGACGGGAGGCCCAGGGAATATCTGTGAGGCCTTGATATGGTGGGAGAAAGGCTTGGCTCTGTGTTGGGGGCCCCCAGGATGGAGTGGCCGTGGGGAGCCACCTGGGTGTGGTGTGGGCTGACTGAGCTGTGCACTAAGACACTCTGGCCCGTTGTGGGTCACTGCACCTGCCTCCCGGGGGCTCTGGGCCTCCTCCTGTAGGTTTCTTTGGGGAGGCAGATGTCAAGAGTTAGGACATAGCTCCTGAAGGTCTCAGGGCGAGGACAGATGAGGCTGTCAGGGCCTCGCATGCCAGGGTGGCACCCGGTGGTAACCGGGGCCTCCTTTCTCCAGGACACGTCTTCCCAGAGTTCAAGGAGAGCGACGCCATGTTCGCTGCAGAGAGAGTGAGTTCTCGGGGTACTGCGGATCTGGGAATTAACTTGCTTTGAGGAAGCAGGAGGGAAGCCCTGGGATCTGGGCTTGTTGGGAGTGTTGGGGGGTGAGCTGCTGTTTCATCTCGAAAACAAGAATATCTGACTTTTTCAAGTAAACACGCAGCCGTGTCTCTGCAGGCTGAGATTGGAACATGGTTCAAGGTGCCTTTGGACTGTGTCTAGAAAGTTCATATAGTTAAAGTAAATATTTGCATGTCCCCGAAGCTGCGGGAAGCCTTGCTTTCATGCCTGTATGAAGAAAAGTCTGTTTTGCAAGGGGCTCCTTCCTCATGTCTGCAGTGACGTGGCCCTGGGCCCTTGCCCACATCAGGGTCTTCTTCCATCTGTGGGAAGTGGGGATCTTGGCAGGGGGGGTGCACTGTGTGATCCTGACTCTGTGTGCCCACCAGGCCCCCGACTGGGTGGACGCCGAGGAGTGCCACCGGTGCAGGGTACAATTTGGAGTGGTGACCCGAAAGGTGAGTGTGCCTGCCCCTGGCGGGGGTCTGCCGCCTGAGCAGCCATGTGGGAGGGCCTGGCTCCTTGCACGGCCggggcagaccccaggccacccacCGTCATCATGAAGCCACTGCACACGCATGATCCTTTCCCTCTTGGCTGTGACTTGGTGGTGCAGGGAGCCAGTCCAGTCTCCAGCTGTGTGGTGAGCATGGTCACCAAGGGGTCCCGTGTCTGATGGTCAGTGCCATCAGGTGAAGCTCGGGCAAGGCTGCGCTCCTTCCAAGAAATGGAACACCCCAAGCCCAGCTCGGGGGGCTCAGGTCTGTGTTGCCTCAGCTGACAACCCCTTAGCTGCGTCTCCTCAGCTGACTTGGTCTGTCCACTTTGGACCCTCAAGCCACCATCTCTTGCCCCTGAAGCCCAGGTGGGCAGCAGCCAAGGCTGGGAGCCTGGGAGGTCTGAGCAGACTCACAGGACCCACTACCCAACAAAAGCTCTCCTTTATCAGCACAATTCACGCACGCTTTTTGtgaatctttctttttaatttaactttgcCCCAAAATGGTGTCTGCAGCTGAGAGCCTGGAAGGGAGCCTGTTTTTCCAGGGCCTCTGTGGCCTCCCATGCCTGCTTTCTGCCCACCCTTTGCCCCCCCCGGCCTGGGAGGCCCAGCCTGCTGTGTTCTGCAGTAGGCGGTGCTGGGCAGGGTGGGGGCCCATCACCAGGCCGCTGCCCTGACCCACCCTGTGTCCCAGCACCACTGCCGGGCGTGTGGCCAGATCTTCTGCGGCAAGTGCTCCTCCAAGTACTCCACCATCCCCAAGTTCGGCATCGAGAAGGAAGTACGCGTGTGCGAGCCCTGCTACGAGCAGCTGAACAAGTGAGTCCCTGCGGGCGCCTTGAGGACAGCTGCGTGCCCCATGGAGCTGGGCCTCTGTCCCCCTGTCTCGGAGGGTTGGCCCCAGGTCCCGGACTCCGGGCAGGTCAGGTGGGCGGGACTGAGATGCCTCAGCCTCGGGTCTGAGACTTGCGGGCCAGTTGCttgggtttgttttttggtttgtttgtgttttaacaTTTTAGTTTGGAAGTAAAACCTAGAGAAAAGATGCAGGAGTATAAGAAGACCCTGCAAGGTGGGCCCTTCACCTGGCTTTCCCGGTGTTGACACTAACATGTTGCCATGTTAGCTTAATCACGTGTCCCCTCGTCTgcttgtgtgtgcacacatacgcATTTTATTCTGAACCATGCAAGAGCAAGCCACAGCCACCCTGTCCCTCAGCCCTGGAACCTCCTGGGTACATTTCCCAAGGAGAAGAATGTTCTCTCATGTAACCACAGCACAGTTGTCAAATTGGGGCATCTGACAGCTACTTTGTAGTCCTTGTTCTGGTTTTGCTGAGTCCCAGTAACATCCTGTGGCAGTTCCGTCCTATCAGGACCCATCCCACTCTACAGCGTGTGGCAGGTGGCTGTCACGCCTCCTCAGCTGCCTGAACCCAGACgtgttttcctcctctttctctttcatgatgCAGACATTTCTAAGGGTCAAGGTCATTGTAGTGTGTCCGTCCGTTTGGGTTTAAGGTTTCCTCATGGTTATAGTCAGGTTCTGCACTCCTGGCAGGATCCAGGAATGAGGCTGTGTCCCTCTCGGTGCCTACGCTGTCCGTCTGTCCCAGTGTTGGCGATAGGAGCTGATCCCTTGGTTAAGTGATATCTGCAGGCCATTTCACTGGAAAGTCCCTTTTCCGTGGAAAGCTGTGGTCTGGCCAGATGGGCGTTTGAACTTGGTTTTCGGGAGAGGGGCTGTGGCTTAAGCCAAGTGGCTTGGCCAGGGTCCTGTGGCCTGGAGGCAACAGAGCTGGTTTGAAAGTCCAGCTTTTCTCTGGATGTGGATGTGAAACCACCACTGTCATTTTGTGGGGCTGTTGGAGGGAAGTCCCAGGTGGTGTCCTCGAGAACCTCGGGGGGCCTGGGGTGTGGTGCTTGGTCACCCACAGCATCCTGTCACTTCCAGGAAAGCAGAGGGAAAGGCCTCCGCTACGACAGAGCTGCCCCCGGAGTACCTGACCAGCCCCCTGTCGCAGCAGTCCCAGGTACTGACCCCGGGTCCCTGGGGGCGCCTATCCCCTGGGTCCTGCTCACTCAGCCCTATCTGCCCCCAGCTGCCCCCGAAGAGGGATGAGACGGCccttcaggaggaggaggagctgcagCTGGCCCTGGCCCTGTCACAGTCAGAGGccgaggagaaggagagaatggtGAGCCAGGGAGGCACTccggggggcaggagggggaccTAAGGCTTCACTGAGTCCAGAGGTGCTGGGGGAGCGCCCCTAGATGTTCAGGGAAAGCAGAGGAGTGTGGAGGCTTGGCCTGCCTATGCCACGTGCTCCCCATGCAACACTCTGTTCCTGGTTGTCCCGCAGAGACAGAAGTCAGCATACACCGCATACCCCAAGGCAGAGCCCACACCCGTGGCCTCATCAGCGCCCCCCGCCAGCAGCCTGTACTCTTCACCTGTGGtgagccctaaccctaacctctgGCTCTGCCACACTGGCTTAAACCACTTCCCATGGGAGTGGGCAGGAGGATGGGTGGGAGGGCTGTCCCAGAAGGGATGGCGCTGTGTCATGCAGGCGAGTGTCAAGGGAACCTAGCTTGGCAGCCCAGCTCCCATGGCTCTCGGCTCCCTGGTCAGGGATCCTCTTTCGGGGTGGAGGACACTGGGAAAGCTGGAGGCCCCACTGGTGAGACCCCAGTCTCTTCCACACTTCCCGCCCGAGCCTTGCCTTTTTCTAGCCCGCCCTCTGCCCGGCTGTTACGGGACTTCCTTTCTGAGAGTTGATCCAACCTTTCTCTGGCCTCACTCAGCCCCGTCTGTAAATAGTGGGTGGGTGGCGAGTGGGACGGAAGGTTTAGAAAGTCATTTGCAAGCTCTGCAGGGCTCTGTGGGTGCGACCAACTTGGGGAGGAACTAAGCTCAGCCCTGCCAGCTACTTGCTGGGACCATCTGTGCAGCTGACGGGAGGGCTGGCAGTCCTCCCTGGGACCAGCTCCAGCCAGCCCCTGGGTCCACTGTCACCACTGTGCCATCCAGGCCTCCTGAGCAATGGCTCGAGGGGAGGTGGGTCGAGTGGTTTGAGCCTGCAGGTTGCTGCTTCTCTGGCCTGCGGCCCCTCAGACCCCTTGTGTCTCCCCAGAACTCATCGGCGCCTCTGGCTGAGGACATGGACCCCGAGGTGAGGACACCCCACATGCAGCGCTTTCCCCTTCTGCTGCTTTCTGCCCTTGAGAGTGAGTCCCTTGCCTGTGTAGCTTGCCAGGTACCTCAACCGGAACTACTGGGAGAAGAAGCAGGAGGAAGCTCGGAAGAGCCCCATGCCCTCCGCGCCTGTGCCCCTGACGGAGCCTGCcgcccagcctggggaggggcaCACAGCCCCTGCCAGCATGGTGGAGGTGAGGGGGCTGCTCTCAGCACTCCTAGTCCCTGGTCCCTTGGGAGGGGGGACACTGGCACAGTCTGGAGGCCCCATTCACGCTCTGGTCTCTTCCAGACTCCTCTCCCGGAGACAGACTCTCAATCCATGACTCCCTCCAGCGGCCCCTTTAGTGAGGTAAGTTGTGGCTCCCTCCACAGGCAGAGGGAAAGCATGGCCTCCACAAGTGCAGAACACCTCACAGGCACCTGCCCTGACAGGAGGGTCAAGCAGCCCACAGTGACTTCCAAGAGTTCCGGCCCAGAACTCTTGATTGAACCTCTCTGGGCTGGCTGGCTGTGGTCCAGGAGCTCAGCCACTTGCTGTCTACCCTGAACGGACTAGAATATTTCAGGGCAGCCCAGAACCACCCACATGAGTCTTTGGTCTATCCTGGGGCTTCTGGGCTTTATTGGCCCTTGGAGTAAGAGaccagggcctttgggagggaggcaggccctGTGTCACCACTGGTGGGAGCgcctgtggggaggggcagaggggctgcGAGCCAAGCTGTCCAAGCCCCAGGCAGCTCCGTCCTGGGCAGCACTGTGCCCGTGGGCAAGAGCCGAGCCTCCCTCGGggtcagtttcttcatttggaaaAGGGGATGCTGAGGGTGTCCCCTCACAGTGTCATGGGGAGGATCAAGTCAGAGATGCACAGCTGGTTCAGAGCTCGGCGCCTGGCAAGGCCAAGTGCCGCCTGGGGCTTGTGCAGGTGGGACTATCGAGGCCTTGGACAGAAAGCCCTGCCCAGGCAGGCTGGTCTTGTTCAGGGAGCCTGGGGGGCACGGGGGACACTCAGCCAGACCCCACTGTGTGTCCCCAGCAGCAGTACCAGAACGGGGAGTCAGAGGAGAGCCATGCGCAATTTCTGAAGGCCCTGCAGAACGCCGTCACCACCTTTGTCAACCGCATGAAGAGCAACCACGTGCGAGGCCGCAGCATCACCAACGACTCGGCCGTGCTCTCCCTCTTCCAGTCCATCAATAGCATGCACCCCCAGCTGCTGGAGCTGCTCAACCAGCTGGATGAGCGCAGGCGTAGGTGCCTCCAGGGCCGCGGGGCCTTCTGTTGAGGTCTCACTGTACATGCTAGGTGCGGTGGGTgccctctgggccaggcactgtcaAGCCTCCCCAGTGTTGTGTGAGCACCTTCTCTGCTGGCCAGTCACTGGGCACTGGAAAGGTTCCTGAGGGTGGGGCTGTGGCTTCTTAAGAGTATGTCTCTGGGCCCTGGGCTCCGCAGGAGATGGTCCCAGTGATGGGAAATGTCCCACCAAGCATGGGACAATCAGCTCAAAGAAGAACCCCACCCCCAACTCAAATGCCAGCTGTGCCCTGTTGACAAGCACTTGGCTGGGCCTTGCTGTTTCCTGAGACTGGCTAGGCAAAGGCAGGCCTGGGCATCACAGCCCAGGGCAGGAGCCCACCACCAGGCAGCCCATGCTTCCATCCAACACCAAGGGCTCCCCACTCTGTCCTCTCCCCACAGTGTACTACGAGGGCCTCCAGGACAAGCTGGCGCAGATCCGCGATGCCCGGGGGGCACTCAGTGCCCTGCGGGAGGAGCACCGGGAAAAGCTGCGCCGGGCAGCTGAGGAGGCCGAGCGCCAGCGCCAGATCCAGCTGGCCCAGAAGCTGGAGATCATGCGGCAGAAGAAGCAGGTGTGGTGACGACCCAGCTGTGGGCGCACCAGGCACGAGGCTGGCCCTGACTGCTGCTTTGTGGCCCGCAGGAGTACCTGGAGGTGCAGAGGCAGCTGGCCATCCAGCGCTTGCAGGAGCAGGAGAAGGAGCGGCAGATGCGGCTGGAGCAGCAGAAGCAGACCATCCAGATGCGGGCCCAGATGCCTGCCTTCTCCCTGCCCTATGCCCAGGCATGTGGCTACCACTCGTCTCACTCCCCTAGGACTCCGGCAACTGAGAACTGGCTCTGACAGCCGTCTCTTTGTCCCCAGCTCCAGGCCATGCCTGCAGCCGGGGGCGTGCTATATCAGCCCTCAGGCCCAACAAGCTTCCCCGGCACCTTCAGCCCAGCAGGCTCGGTGGAAGGCTCCCCCATGCACACGGTGTACATGAGCCAGCCGGCCCCGGCCGCCAGCGGCCCCTACCCCAGCATGCCTGGGGCCGGAGCAGGTaatgggggtgggtggaggtgcTGACCAGCTAAGACAAGCCCCAcacctttatctttttcttctttgatctttATTTTGGCGTAATtgcagatttacagaaaagttaggAGAATGGTACAAAGAATTTTTTCAGTTCCCCAGATGTTAATATTTGACCAcgtttgttctctctcttcacgtgcacagacacgcacacatgcacatgctTTCTTCCCTGACCTGTTTTAGAGCGCAGCAGGCGTGACGCCCTCTCCTAGAGGCTTCAGCATACATTTCCTAAACCAGGACACTCCTCACAGCCTGGGCACAGGTACCAGACCGACCAGGAGCCACTGAGGCCAGGGCCTGACCTCATCCACAGCCGTGTTTGTGCTCCCACATTGTCCCAGTAACACCCTTTGTGCCAATAGGAAACCCCACGATATGGGTTGTATTCAGCCACCCTGCCTATCTCCTTTAGGCTAGAATGCTCCTCGGTCTGCCTTTGTGATTCATGACATTGACTTCTCAAAGAGCACTGACCCTCCATCTTGCAGACCAGCCGTTTGGGTTTGTGTGGTCTTCCATTGGTGTGACATTCCAGGGCTATGTTTTGGCAGCTATCACGGGAGCACGTGGTGTTCTGTGGGAGGCACAGCAAGCCGCTTTGTCCCGTCACTGGTGGCGGTAGCTCTGGTCATGTGGTGTGGGGGGCCGCCGGGTTTCCTCACTGTAAAGCGACTCTTTTTCCCTTGGTAGTCAACAAGTGTTTTGTGGGGACATAAGACTTGCAAATATCCTTGTTCTCTTTAAATTTTCACCCACTAGATTTAGTGTTTTTTGCTAATTTTTACCTGAACCTGTCATGTTTGCCAGTAGTGACTGACTCCGTTGCTCCCGCATTCCTTAGTTGTCTTGCCACCGTAAGGATgccctcttcttttctcctgtttattCATTTGTCATTCTTAGTGCAGACTCGTTCTAGTCAAAGGTGATAATCCTTTATTCTCACTGTTTATTTGGATGCTCCGATTGTCCCAGGTGGGACCTCGGGAGCCCTCTGGCTGGTTCCTCTGCCATCCTGACACGTCCTGCTGCTGTGTGGGTGCTTGCTTTCTGGAACAACTAGATCTTCTGTGGTCATCTTGTCCTTTCTCGGCGCTGGAAGCAGCTGTTTCTCCCAGGagcctggttccttttagtggaggaTGGCGTTTGGACGCCGAGGTCTAGGTTTACGTGTGCTCAGTGCCTCCAGACCCTCTCAGCAGACAGGGCTGGGCAGCGTGTGGACACACGCCCAGCATACGTGCATATATGCGTGTGGATACACCCACCCCTTTATCTGTATGTGTAAGAAACACGAGTTTACTCCGATGCCTTCACCTCCAACAGCATCAGGGCTTCCTGCCCTTTCTGTGTTGTGACTCCCTCCTCTGACAGTGAGTCTGCCCCTTCTCTTCCTGTTCGCATCCTGTTCATTCCCAGGACACACAGAAAGCAGCTTTAGGAACACTGACCCAGGCCACCGGGAAAGGTGCCCTGACCAGGTTTACTGTTTGCTGGGGGTCCTGTGTCTTTAGCCTGAGGGCAGAGTCCAGACTCTGTTACTAGGGTTAGTCTCTCTACTCCTTTCGGTGTCATCATGTTACTTGTTTGGAATTCAGTTTGGTTCATTTTTTCTGATTCGTTCAATTTAAGGGTTTCTTTCTCATTCcaattgatttcatttattttccttttgtgagaCTGTGAAACATGAACTTAGTTCCAAAAGtgacaacaaaaaggaaaactcaagAGAAGCGACTCCCCTCGCCATCCTCCACCCTCTCCATCCTCCACCCTCTCCATCTTCCACCCTCGCCATCCTCCACCCTCGCCATCCTCCACCCTCTCCATCCTCCACCCTCTCCTTCCTGGCCCCGACCCTCCAGGGTCTCAACCtcattcctctttttcctccacaGATCCCAGCATGGTGAGCGCCTACAT
Coding sequences:
- the HGS gene encoding hepatocyte growth factor-regulated tyrosine kinase substrate isoform X1: MGRGSGTFERLLDKATSQLLLETDWESILQICDLIRQGDTQAKYAVSSIKKKVNDKNPHVALYALEVMESVVKNCGQTVHDEVANKQTMEELKELLKRQVEVNVRNKILYLIQAWAHAFRNEPKYKVVQDTYQIMKVEGHVFPEFKESDAMFAAERAPDWVDAEECHRCRVQFGVVTRKHHCRACGQIFCGKCSSKYSTIPKFGIEKEVRVCEPCYEQLNKKAEGKASATTELPPEYLTSPLSQQSQLPPKRDETALQEEEELQLALALSQSEAEEKERMRQKSAYTAYPKAEPTPVASSAPPASSLYSSPVNSSAPLAEDMDPELARYLNRNYWEKKQEEARKSPMPSAPVPLTEPAAQPGEGHTAPASMVETPLPETDSQSMTPSSGPFSEQQYQNGESEESHAQFLKALQNAVTTFVNRMKSNHVRGRSITNDSAVLSLFQSINSMHPQLLELLNQLDERRLYYEGLQDKLAQIRDARGALSALREEHREKLRRAAEEAERQRQIQLAQKLEIMRQKKQEYLEVQRQLAIQRLQEQEKERQMRLEQQKQTIQMRAQMPAFSLPYAQLQAMPAAGGVLYQPSGPTSFPGTFSPAGSVEGSPMHTVYMSQPAPAASGPYPSMPGAGADPSMVSAYIYPAGASGAQAAPQGPAGPTASPAYSSYQPTPTQGYQNVASQAPQSLPAISQPPQSGTMGYMGSQSVSMGYQPYSMQNLMTTLPSQDAPLPPPQQPYISGQQPMYQQMAPSGGPPQQQPPVAQQPPAQGPPAQGSEAQLISFD
- the HGS gene encoding hepatocyte growth factor-regulated tyrosine kinase substrate isoform X2, producing MGRGSGTFERLLDKATSQLLLETDWESILQICDLIRQGDTQAKYAVSSIKKKVNDKNPHVALYALEVMESVVKNCGQTVHDEVANKQTMEELKELLKRQVEVNVRNKILYLIQAWAHAFRNEPKYKVVQDTYQIMKVEGHVFPEFKESDAMFAAERAPDWVDAEECHRCRVQFGVVTRKHHCRACGQIFCGKCSSKYSTIPKFGIEKEVRVCEPCYEQLNKKAEGKASATTELPPEYLTSPLSQQSQLPPKRDETALQEEEELQLALALSQSEAEEKERMRQKSAYTAYPKAEPTPVASSAPPASSLYSSPVNSSAPLAEDMDPELARYLNRNYWEKKQEEARKSPMPSAPVPLTEPAAQPGEGHTAPASMVETPLPETDSQSMTPSSGPFSEQYQNGESEESHAQFLKALQNAVTTFVNRMKSNHVRGRSITNDSAVLSLFQSINSMHPQLLELLNQLDERRLYYEGLQDKLAQIRDARGALSALREEHREKLRRAAEEAERQRQIQLAQKLEIMRQKKQEYLEVQRQLAIQRLQEQEKERQMRLEQQKQTIQMRAQMPAFSLPYAQLQAMPAAGGVLYQPSGPTSFPGTFSPAGSVEGSPMHTVYMSQPAPAASGPYPSMPGAGADPSMVSAYIYPAGASGAQAAPQGPAGPTASPAYSSYQPTPTQGYQNVASQAPQSLPAISQPPQSGTMGYMGSQSVSMGYQPYSMQNLMTTLPSQDAPLPPPQQPYISGQQPMYQQMAPSGGPPQQQPPVAQQPPAQGPPAQGSEAQLISFD